A portion of the Lolium rigidum isolate FL_2022 chromosome 1, APGP_CSIRO_Lrig_0.1, whole genome shotgun sequence genome contains these proteins:
- the LOC124661897 gene encoding xyloglucan endotransglucosylase protein 7-like: protein MLGGSLRRLVAALAVAVALLAMSAAAVAAAVDRSFHRDFDAVWGKRNARFLEQGRVVELSLDERTGSRLESKDRYLFGRFDLDIRLVAGESAGTITSFYICTGGARHDEVDFEFLGNVSGEPYLLHTNIFSDGKGEREQQFVLWFDPTADFHTYSILWNPLNIILYIDGTPIRVFRNNEANGVPFPTRQPVHVFASIWNAEEWATQGGRVKTNWSDAPFVAAYRRFHASSTCVWRGNGASTRCGGDHLPSSASSWMGQTLDWWSWMTLNWVRMNYLAYDYCEDRKRYPHAFPTECIIPIGKI, encoded by the exons ATGCTGGGCGGCTCTCTCCGCCGGCTGGTGGCAGCGCTCGCCGTGGCAGTGGCCCTGCTTGCGATGTCAGCGGCAGCGGTAGCGGCCGCGGTCGACCGGAGCTTCCACCGGGACTTCGACGCCGTGTGGGGGAAGCGCAATGCGCGGTTCTTGGAGCAGGGGCGGGTGGTGGAGCTGTCGCTGGACGAGCGGACGGGGTCGAGGCTGGAGTCCAAGGACCGCTACCTGTTCGGGAGGTTCGATCTTGACATCAGGCTCGTCGCCGGCGAGTCCGCAGGGACCATCACCTCCTTCTAT ATCTGCACGGGTGGCGCGCGGCACGACGAGGTGGACTTCGAGTTTCTGGGCAACGTGAGCGGCGAGCCCTACCTCCTGCACACCAACATCTTCAGCGACGGCAAGGGCGAGCGCGAGCAGCAGTTCGTGCTCTGGTTCGACCCGACCGCCGACTTCCACACCTACTCCATCCTCTGGAACCCGCTCAACATCAT CCTGTACatcgacggcacgccgatcagggTGTTCAGGAACAACGAGGCGAACGGGGTGCCCTTCCCGACGCGGCAGCCGGTGCACGTCTTCGCGAGCATCTGGAACGCCGAGGAGTGGGCGACGCAGGGCGGGCGTGTCAAGACGAACTGGTCGGATGCGCCGTTCGTGGCCGCGTACCGGCGGTTCCACGCGAGCAGCACGTGCGTGTGGCGCGGCAACGGAGCATCGACGCGGTGCGGGGGCGACCACCTGCCATCATCGGCGTCGTCGTGGATGGGGCAGACGCTGGACTGGTGGAGCTGGATGACGCTCAACTGGGTGCGCATGAACTACTTGGCCTACGACTACTGCGAAGACCGGAAGCGGTATCCCCATGCCTTCCCCACCGAGTGTATCATTCCCATTGGCAAAATCTGA